One region of Sulfuriroseicoccus oceanibius genomic DNA includes:
- a CDS encoding porin — translation MNTNYLNVKAAAVASVALLGAFSAQAGESAKSTKAPIAPAVEETPLCEKIFKATTFKFDNDIVNEFKIIGRYQGQYHWVDANQGNEDSYETRRWRIGAQAKMFNKKLKIKNNWNIDGLDDDGDDVAFDSIDEAVASLKVTDGFTLSAGKQKPEITREYSISSKKILTIERSAIVNQLTPEKAWGVHGEFGADKVTIHGGVYASQFEGEYDEWFDTDGGAFFLGSIGYELGEKQDIRLDYTYTDQSGNAAPGAENVVSLSYDGQYGDFRLIADVIGGFGGGTDVTGVVLLPSYKVTDKLEAVGRLQYSDGDVVIQKRYERRVADKAAEDYFAAYAGLNYYVCSHNLKFMAGVEYANATGHGSDTGFDGFTYLVGARLYF, via the coding sequence ATGAATACAAACTACCTCAACGTTAAGGCAGCAGCTGTTGCTTCCGTGGCGCTCCTCGGTGCTTTTTCGGCACAGGCAGGTGAGTCGGCCAAGTCGACCAAGGCACCAATCGCTCCAGCGGTCGAAGAGACCCCACTTTGTGAGAAGATTTTCAAGGCGACGACCTTCAAGTTCGACAACGACATCGTCAACGAATTCAAGATCATCGGCCGCTACCAGGGACAGTACCACTGGGTGGACGCCAACCAGGGTAACGAAGATTCGTACGAAACACGCCGCTGGCGTATCGGTGCCCAGGCCAAGATGTTCAACAAGAAGTTGAAGATCAAAAACAACTGGAACATCGACGGTCTTGACGACGACGGCGACGACGTCGCTTTCGACTCGATCGACGAAGCTGTGGCCTCCCTCAAGGTGACCGACGGATTCACCCTTTCCGCTGGTAAGCAGAAGCCTGAGATCACCCGCGAGTACAGCATCTCGTCGAAGAAGATCCTTACCATTGAGCGTTCCGCGATCGTCAACCAGCTGACTCCTGAGAAGGCTTGGGGTGTGCACGGTGAATTCGGTGCAGACAAAGTGACCATCCACGGTGGTGTGTACGCTTCGCAGTTCGAAGGTGAGTACGACGAGTGGTTCGACACCGACGGTGGTGCGTTCTTCCTTGGTAGCATCGGCTACGAGCTTGGTGAGAAGCAGGACATCCGCCTCGACTACACCTACACCGACCAGAGCGGCAACGCGGCTCCAGGTGCTGAGAACGTGGTCTCCCTGAGCTACGACGGTCAGTACGGTGACTTCCGCCTGATCGCTGACGTCATCGGCGGTTTCGGTGGTGGTACCGACGTGACCGGAGTGGTGCTTCTTCCATCCTACAAGGTTACCGACAAGCTCGAAGCTGTGGGCCGCCTCCAGTACTCCGACGGAGACGTGGTGATCCAGAAGCGCTACGAGCGTCGTGTGGCTGACAAAGCTGCTGAAGACTACTTCGCCGCTTATGCTGGCTTGAACTACTACGTTTGCAGCCACAACCTCAAGTTCATGGCTGGTGTCGAGTACGCTAACGCGACTGGTCACGGCTCGGACACAGGGTTCGACGGATTCACCTACCTCGTGGGTGCCCGTTTGTACTTCTAA
- the pstB gene encoding phosphate ABC transporter ATP-binding protein PstB: MSTTPESTTEKSALIEIDDLSFSYDNGKTNTLKNISLDIPAQEVTAFIGPSGCGKSTLLRCLNRMNDLVDSSKITTGEIRILGQDINAPKVDAIQLRKHVGMVFQKYNPFPKSIYDNVSYGLRIAGEKNKKRLDEAVERSLRSAALWEEVKDRLHSSALGLSGGQQQRLCIARAIAVQPKIILMDEPCSALDPIATAKVEELITELASEFTIVIVTHSMSQASRVSNNTAFFYLGELIEFDRTQKIFGNPSKKQTEDYITGRFG; the protein is encoded by the coding sequence ATGTCCACCACACCTGAATCGACCACCGAAAAGTCGGCTCTCATCGAGATCGACGACCTCTCGTTCAGCTACGACAACGGCAAAACCAATACGCTCAAGAACATCTCGCTGGATATCCCGGCGCAAGAAGTCACCGCGTTCATTGGCCCGTCGGGTTGCGGCAAATCCACCCTCCTTCGCTGCCTCAACCGCATGAACGATCTGGTCGACAGCTCGAAGATCACCACAGGCGAAATCCGTATTCTGGGCCAGGATATCAACGCTCCCAAGGTCGATGCCATTCAGCTGCGCAAGCATGTGGGCATGGTATTCCAGAAGTACAATCCGTTCCCGAAGTCGATCTACGACAACGTCAGCTACGGCCTGCGGATTGCCGGTGAGAAGAACAAAAAGCGCCTCGACGAAGCCGTGGAACGATCCCTCCGCAGCGCCGCCCTCTGGGAGGAAGTCAAAGACCGCCTCCACTCCAGCGCCCTCGGTCTCTCCGGCGGCCAGCAGCAGCGCCTGTGCATCGCACGCGCCATCGCCGTGCAGCCCAAGATCATCCTGATGGACGAGCCATGCTCGGCTCTCGACCCCATCGCCACCGCCAAAGTGGAGGAACTGATCACCGAACTCGCCTCCGAATTCACCATCGTCATCGTCACCCACTCGATGTCCCAGGCCAGCCGTGTCTCAAACAACACCGCATTCTTCTACCTCGGTGAGCTGATCGAGTTCGACCGTACCCAGAAGATCTTCGGCAACCCATCGAAGAAACAAACCGAAGACTACATCACCGGCCGCTTCGGCTAA
- the pstC gene encoding phosphate ABC transporter permease subunit PstC → MKISKRNSHDNPFKKSRGEKRILGIRVQSLIKSFFGTNAATAVVVIAAICFFLAKEAVFFFPDYRESLRVYRLSGQEFVDYMREESSAHRKVVSLTAQAYGKEVYGRTQQWEDVLETYNELLYNAKKAAKGPRKLKDRAQERAESIAAEIDPSIKTAAEKEIAQANVRIKELTDNWLAEATIEDLERPEGKPSKDDFKRAIEAVQHKIATDEEHPFITQTKAERDEAKAKAVETLAPFLDGLNALRKSRSELDALIDELVPHALKTKGLAEAYKSAIARRAALEQGAANLTTEEDRRRAEIEAARILTTPPAYAERNAPLYASRDRHAAAIDSLLQGTRAALPMLDERLLTDNKARKAFNQAKIKAKELEEVTNTARQQIRSWNHEENYSGARTFFGFFFGKQWVTNSSWQDFYGLAPLFSGSLIIALIALVISVPFAVGAAVYVNQLSSPTERNLIKPAIEFIGAIPSIVLGLFGILVLGELLQTISKTEWLADLLPGFPIDQRLNMLNAGTLLSFMAIPTIFTLAEDALNNVPRANTEASLALGASKLQTVLKVVFPAALSGILAAVLLGFGRVIGETMVVLLVAGNRIAVPDFSKGLGVITDPSHTMTGIIAQEMGEVSEASLHWRALFMVGLVLFLIALVLNFVAQKVVRKFSKHN, encoded by the coding sequence ATGAAGATCAGCAAGCGCAATTCGCACGACAACCCGTTCAAGAAGAGCCGCGGTGAGAAACGCATTCTTGGCATCCGGGTACAGTCGCTCATCAAGTCCTTCTTCGGCACCAACGCGGCCACGGCGGTAGTGGTGATCGCAGCGATCTGCTTCTTCCTCGCAAAGGAAGCTGTGTTCTTCTTCCCGGACTACCGCGAGAGCTTGCGCGTCTACCGCTTGTCCGGTCAGGAATTTGTCGACTACATGCGCGAGGAGTCGTCGGCTCACCGCAAGGTGGTCTCCCTCACCGCCCAGGCCTACGGCAAGGAGGTCTACGGACGCACCCAGCAGTGGGAAGACGTACTCGAGACCTACAACGAGCTCCTCTACAACGCCAAGAAGGCAGCCAAGGGACCACGCAAACTCAAGGACCGCGCCCAGGAGCGCGCCGAATCCATCGCCGCTGAGATTGACCCATCAATCAAAACCGCCGCCGAGAAAGAGATCGCCCAGGCCAATGTCCGGATCAAAGAACTGACAGACAACTGGCTCGCCGAAGCCACCATTGAAGACCTCGAGCGCCCTGAGGGCAAACCAAGCAAGGACGACTTCAAGCGCGCGATCGAAGCGGTACAACACAAGATCGCCACCGACGAAGAACACCCATTCATCACCCAAACCAAGGCCGAGCGCGACGAGGCAAAAGCAAAAGCGGTTGAGACTCTCGCGCCATTCCTCGACGGCCTCAACGCCTTGCGCAAGTCACGCTCGGAGCTCGACGCGTTGATCGACGAGCTCGTCCCGCATGCACTGAAAACCAAGGGCCTCGCCGAAGCCTACAAGAGCGCCATCGCCCGCCGCGCCGCTCTGGAACAAGGCGCCGCCAACCTCACCACCGAGGAAGACCGCCGCCGCGCCGAAATCGAAGCCGCGCGTATTCTGACCACCCCTCCGGCCTACGCCGAGCGCAATGCCCCGCTCTACGCCTCGCGCGACCGCCACGCCGCCGCCATCGACTCCCTCTTGCAGGGCACCCGCGCCGCGTTGCCAATGCTTGACGAACGCTTACTCACCGACAACAAAGCCCGCAAGGCATTCAACCAGGCCAAGATCAAAGCCAAGGAGCTCGAAGAGGTCACCAACACAGCCCGCCAACAAATCCGCTCTTGGAACCACGAGGAAAACTACTCCGGAGCCCGCACGTTCTTCGGCTTCTTCTTTGGCAAACAATGGGTCACCAACAGCTCATGGCAGGACTTCTACGGACTCGCCCCACTCTTCTCAGGGTCATTGATTATCGCCCTGATCGCCTTGGTCATCTCCGTCCCGTTCGCGGTTGGTGCGGCGGTTTACGTCAACCAGTTGTCGTCTCCAACCGAGCGCAATCTGATCAAGCCGGCAATTGAGTTCATCGGCGCGATCCCATCGATCGTTCTCGGCCTTTTCGGCATTCTCGTGCTCGGCGAACTGCTTCAAACCATCAGCAAAACCGAATGGCTCGCCGACCTGCTTCCAGGCTTCCCAATTGACCAGCGCCTCAACATGCTCAACGCAGGCACGCTGCTCTCGTTCATGGCGATCCCAACCATTTTCACCCTTGCCGAAGACGCCCTCAACAACGTCCCACGAGCGAATACCGAAGCTTCCCTCGCACTCGGTGCCAGCAAGCTCCAAACCGTCCTCAAAGTCGTCTTCCCCGCCGCGCTCTCCGGCATCCTCGCTGCCGTGCTGCTCGGGTTCGGCCGCGTGATCGGCGAAACCATGGTCGTGCTCCTCGTGGCCGGCAACCGCATCGCAGTCCCAGACTTCTCCAAAGGCCTCGGCGTCATCACCGATCCGTCACACACCATGACCGGCATCATCGCTCAGGAAATGGGTGAGGTCAGCGAAGCCAGCTTGCACTGGCGGGCCCTCTTCATGGTGGGCTTGGTTCTGTTCCTAATCGCCCTCGTGCTCAACTTCGTCGCCCAAAAAGTGGTCAGAAAGTTCTCCAAGCACAACTAA
- the hisA gene encoding phosphoribosylformimino-5-aminoimidazole carboxamide ribotide isomerase — translation MIVLDTRELTSCTQIDWSRWRPTMHATLLFVMIDGRILLMRKKRGIGAGKVNGPGGKIDPGENAASCAVREVREELMIEVEPEALLKRGELFFQFRDGLSIHCTVFSCDAYSGEPTETDEAVPMWCDVDAVPYDEMWADDARWLPRVIEGDNFCGHFIFDEDEMIDEDVVFGGEAERRWVDGDGVGVPRFANALSYGVGSTSFRPCIDLHSGQVKQIVGGSLTDDGEGLKTNFVSERDAAWFAAKYKQDALRGGHVIKLGPGNDEAARSALAAYPGGLQIGGGITAENAAEWIAAGASHVIVTSYLFDSEGKFRQDRLDALVAAVGRERLVIDLSCRRQSDGGWVVAMNRWQTLTDMTLNRESLERLAEFCDEFLIHAADVEGMCGGIDEELVQALGEWSPIPVTYAGGARSIDDLELVNRLSNGHVDLTIGSALDLFGGDLIRYDDCVAFNREGEKR, via the coding sequence ATGATCGTACTCGACACCCGCGAACTTACCTCCTGCACGCAAATTGATTGGTCCCGTTGGCGTCCTACGATGCACGCCACGTTGTTGTTTGTAATGATTGACGGGCGGATCTTGTTGATGCGCAAGAAGCGGGGGATTGGCGCGGGCAAGGTCAATGGTCCGGGAGGTAAGATTGATCCGGGCGAGAATGCGGCGTCCTGCGCGGTGCGCGAGGTGCGTGAGGAGTTGATGATTGAGGTTGAGCCTGAGGCGTTGCTCAAGCGGGGCGAGTTGTTTTTCCAGTTTCGCGACGGGCTCTCGATCCACTGCACGGTATTCTCGTGCGATGCGTATTCGGGGGAACCGACCGAGACCGACGAGGCGGTGCCGATGTGGTGTGATGTGGATGCGGTTCCGTATGACGAGATGTGGGCGGACGACGCGCGTTGGCTACCACGCGTCATTGAGGGGGATAACTTCTGCGGGCATTTCATTTTTGATGAGGATGAGATGATCGACGAGGACGTGGTTTTTGGAGGGGAGGCCGAGCGACGCTGGGTGGATGGCGACGGTGTGGGCGTGCCGCGCTTTGCCAATGCGCTGAGTTACGGCGTGGGGAGTACCAGTTTCCGTCCATGCATTGACCTCCACTCAGGGCAGGTGAAGCAGATCGTTGGGGGCTCGTTGACGGATGATGGCGAGGGGTTGAAGACAAACTTTGTGAGTGAGCGTGATGCGGCGTGGTTTGCTGCCAAGTACAAGCAGGACGCGCTGCGAGGCGGGCACGTGATCAAGTTGGGGCCGGGCAATGACGAAGCCGCGCGCTCGGCATTGGCCGCGTATCCGGGCGGATTGCAGATCGGCGGTGGCATCACTGCGGAGAATGCGGCCGAGTGGATTGCTGCAGGGGCGTCCCACGTGATTGTCACGTCCTATCTTTTCGATTCGGAGGGCAAGTTCCGTCAGGACAGGCTCGATGCGCTGGTAGCAGCTGTCGGGCGCGAGCGCCTGGTGATCGACCTCAGTTGCAGGCGTCAATCGGATGGAGGCTGGGTGGTTGCGATGAACCGCTGGCAGACATTGACCGACATGACGCTGAATCGGGAATCGCTCGAGCGGCTTGCCGAGTTCTGCGATGAATTCTTGATCCACGCGGCCGATGTCGAAGGGATGTGCGGAGGAATCGATGAAGAGTTGGTTCAGGCGCTGGGTGAATGGTCGCCGATCCCGGTGACGTATGCCGGCGGTGCTCGATCGATTGACGATTTGGAGTTGGTCAACCGGTTGAGCAACGGGCACGTCGATCTGACGATTGGTAGTGCGTTGGATTTGTTTGGCGGTGACTTGATCCGCTATGACGACTGTGTGGCCTTCAACCGCGAGGGGGAAAAGCGGTGA
- a CDS encoding phosphate signaling complex PhoU family protein, whose product MSDSGHILTQFDDALKSLGADVAGLKPVLVGGLEAVERALMAGDVRGLQDVREEAASIERSVADVENAGRLILVRFRPVATDLRYVLARVRVCSVAMELAEELAELAKRALALVEANEAGEPDVLAEMQRVRPLFDMAVNELRDGLDALEGPDVDLAASVRRRDAELDQLHAQLISDFIDSLSSDGRGKAHSARWLVDAVFLVRSIERVGDLAKNIADEVVFVATAKADYHAG is encoded by the coding sequence ATGTCTGATTCCGGCCATATTTTGACCCAGTTTGATGATGCTCTGAAATCTCTTGGCGCCGATGTCGCCGGACTGAAACCTGTATTGGTAGGGGGCCTGGAGGCCGTCGAGCGTGCATTGATGGCCGGCGATGTGCGCGGGCTTCAGGATGTGCGGGAAGAGGCAGCCTCCATCGAGAGGTCGGTGGCGGATGTGGAGAATGCCGGGCGATTGATCCTGGTGCGCTTCCGCCCGGTCGCAACGGATCTTCGTTATGTCTTGGCTCGAGTTCGCGTTTGCTCCGTGGCAATGGAGTTGGCGGAAGAGTTGGCCGAGCTTGCAAAGCGTGCCCTGGCATTGGTAGAGGCCAACGAGGCCGGGGAGCCGGATGTGCTTGCCGAGATGCAGCGGGTACGCCCGTTGTTTGACATGGCGGTGAACGAGCTGCGCGATGGCTTGGATGCTCTCGAGGGGCCGGATGTCGATCTGGCTGCATCGGTGCGCCGCCGGGACGCGGAGCTTGACCAACTGCATGCGCAGTTGATCTCGGACTTTATCGACAGCCTCTCCAGCGATGGGCGGGGGAAGGCACACAGTGCGCGCTGGTTGGTAGATGCTGTGTTCCTGGTGCGTTCGATTGAGCGGGTGGGGGATCTGGCGAAGAACATCGCCGACGAGGTTGTGTTCGTCGCCACAGCCAAGGCGGATTATCACGCTGGTTGA
- a CDS encoding zinc-dependent peptidase encodes MSPVLADSGHWFGALGAATIFTLAAVPLVLGARKRRRRTRWMEEGLPSEDQQLLAERVWFYHLAPDEVRRDFDRVLRVFLEEKRFEACGGLDEVTREMQLVIGAQACLLVFGRARSMGAKALAPYDKLASILIYPSTFVARREGVWDEDDQGDVLLGESWSTGSLILAWDSVERGLENRHDGHNVVMHEFAHQLDQSDVADGVPELSSSEQARRWAAAFAPAYRRLLDAVEDGRRSVLDEYGATNPAEFFAVATETFFEKPRQLQEDEPELYEQLKRYYHLDPLGWPRVREQ; translated from the coding sequence GTGAGCCCGGTATTAGCGGATTCGGGACATTGGTTCGGCGCGTTGGGGGCGGCGACGATATTCACGCTGGCAGCGGTGCCCTTGGTGTTGGGCGCGCGCAAGCGGCGACGACGCACGCGATGGATGGAGGAGGGGCTGCCGTCAGAGGACCAGCAATTGTTGGCGGAGCGGGTTTGGTTTTACCATTTGGCGCCGGATGAGGTGCGCCGTGACTTTGACCGTGTGCTACGGGTGTTTCTCGAGGAGAAGCGATTTGAGGCGTGCGGAGGGCTGGACGAGGTCACGCGCGAGATGCAGTTGGTGATCGGTGCACAGGCTTGTTTGTTGGTGTTTGGGCGTGCCCGTTCAATGGGCGCCAAAGCGCTGGCGCCGTATGACAAGCTGGCGTCGATCTTGATCTATCCGAGTACCTTTGTCGCACGGCGGGAAGGTGTGTGGGATGAGGATGATCAGGGTGATGTGTTGCTAGGTGAGTCGTGGTCGACGGGATCGTTGATCCTGGCGTGGGACTCGGTGGAGCGAGGATTGGAGAACCGTCACGACGGACACAACGTGGTGATGCATGAGTTTGCGCATCAGCTGGACCAATCGGATGTGGCTGATGGTGTGCCTGAGCTGTCTAGCAGTGAGCAGGCCAGGCGCTGGGCGGCTGCATTTGCGCCGGCCTACAGGCGCTTGCTGGATGCCGTTGAGGACGGCCGCCGGTCTGTGCTGGATGAGTATGGTGCGACCAACCCTGCGGAGTTTTTCGCGGTCGCTACCGAGACGTTTTTTGAGAAACCCCGCCAACTGCAGGAAGACGAGCCGGAGCTCTACGAGCAACTCAAGCGGTACTATCATCTCGATCCACTTGGCTGGCCGCGGGTGCGTGAGCAATGA
- a CDS encoding PstA family ABC transporter permease yields the protein MSQAPSNVPFVGRKKQGRSKELTVRGLFIAATYFILLCAAFIFGKIIYQGTPVLWQYGSHFLTRSPETLVVSEFDQSKGIRMQKEDFEVLGIYNPDFEPANLTESTETSTLEVFELAAGSHLIMDGWLSTLEEHNDDLYVNFNQRSKDTTLAIGFENDTTLVFDEATWQQIGAGVESSLELKANEPLVLENTVHDIVVPAGRTTLTKSTLTALDPTELIFIVQGIPAEDDPESTPFEVEIPSEQSLRFSDDLFEQVTDTDQPLPVASSTASEVTETRRKVIVSAGRYQLPFDLAFTIKATNPGANIGLRQSSPDGVIVADFDKPVTLVLPQNELAGFQADQPHIPLTSKGTRTTTRDLVTFDIPEPVDLSMPNRERVAMAELNDSLKIANEDTYSYSGGGVLGPLVGTALLVTLCITVALFVGISAAVFLNEYSKDGVYLKSVRLAMLNLAGVPSIIFGLFGLGLFVLLAPRLTSTPNSKDAFRIPLWPAIEQPSLRKAERDSIMIFEKGTSTSEATTAATVAGAKQFYTGRTYLSFEGWGTSILAGGLTLAIMVLPVIITSCEESLRAVPMGFREASLALGASKWQAIRTAVLPYAFPGILTASVLGITRVAGETAPIMFTAAVAARSELPWEGIGNDGLLSGIESFFFQSVQALPYHIYTVAGRIPQSEFTEPMQYGSTLLFLLVVMLFAGLSVWLRIRARKKLSW from the coding sequence ATGAGCCAGGCACCATCCAATGTCCCGTTTGTAGGCCGCAAGAAGCAAGGCCGCTCCAAAGAACTCACTGTGCGCGGTTTGTTCATCGCAGCAACCTACTTCATCCTTCTTTGCGCCGCGTTCATCTTCGGCAAGATCATCTACCAAGGCACGCCGGTCCTGTGGCAATACGGAAGCCACTTCCTGACCCGCAGCCCGGAAACACTCGTCGTGAGCGAGTTCGACCAGTCCAAGGGCATCCGCATGCAAAAGGAGGACTTCGAGGTACTCGGCATTTACAATCCGGACTTCGAGCCGGCAAACCTCACCGAATCCACCGAGACATCGACTCTCGAAGTTTTCGAACTGGCTGCAGGCTCCCATTTGATCATGGACGGCTGGCTCAGCACGCTTGAAGAACACAACGACGACTTGTACGTCAATTTCAACCAACGCAGCAAGGACACCACGCTGGCAATTGGCTTCGAGAACGATACCACCCTCGTCTTTGACGAAGCCACCTGGCAGCAGATCGGTGCTGGTGTGGAATCGTCCCTTGAGCTCAAGGCCAACGAACCACTGGTACTCGAAAACACCGTACACGACATCGTCGTTCCAGCCGGCCGCACCACTCTCACCAAATCCACACTCACCGCGCTCGACCCCACCGAGTTGATCTTCATCGTCCAGGGCATTCCTGCCGAAGATGATCCGGAGTCGACCCCATTCGAAGTCGAGATCCCATCGGAGCAATCCCTCCGCTTTAGCGACGACCTCTTCGAACAAGTCACGGATACCGACCAACCGCTGCCGGTGGCATCATCGACCGCGAGCGAAGTCACAGAGACCCGCCGCAAGGTCATCGTCTCGGCCGGCCGCTACCAGTTGCCATTTGATCTCGCATTCACCATCAAGGCCACCAACCCAGGAGCGAACATCGGCCTCCGCCAAAGCTCGCCGGACGGTGTGATCGTCGCCGACTTCGACAAGCCGGTCACGCTCGTGCTGCCACAAAACGAGCTCGCCGGCTTCCAGGCCGACCAGCCACACATCCCACTCACCTCAAAGGGAACCCGCACCACCACCCGCGATCTCGTCACCTTCGACATCCCGGAACCCGTCGACCTCTCCATGCCTAACCGCGAACGCGTGGCAATGGCGGAACTCAACGACTCGCTCAAGATCGCCAACGAAGACACCTACTCGTATTCCGGCGGCGGCGTGCTCGGACCACTCGTGGGAACCGCGCTTCTGGTCACACTCTGCATTACCGTCGCTCTCTTCGTCGGCATCTCGGCAGCAGTCTTCCTCAACGAATATTCGAAAGACGGCGTCTACCTTAAAAGCGTGCGTCTGGCGATGCTCAACCTGGCAGGCGTCCCTTCCATTATCTTTGGTCTGTTCGGCCTTGGATTGTTCGTGTTGCTGGCTCCGCGCCTGACGTCGACTCCAAACTCAAAAGACGCGTTCCGCATCCCATTGTGGCCAGCCATTGAGCAACCATCGCTGCGCAAGGCCGAGCGGGATTCGATCATGATCTTCGAAAAAGGCACCAGCACCAGCGAAGCCACCACCGCAGCCACTGTCGCCGGCGCGAAGCAATTCTACACCGGCCGCACCTACCTCTCGTTCGAGGGCTGGGGCACATCCATCCTCGCCGGTGGTCTCACCCTGGCCATCATGGTGCTACCTGTGATCATTACTTCCTGTGAGGAGTCACTCAGAGCCGTGCCGATGGGCTTCCGCGAAGCGTCACTCGCACTGGGTGCCTCCAAATGGCAAGCCATCCGCACCGCAGTTCTGCCCTATGCGTTCCCTGGCATCCTGACCGCCTCGGTGCTGGGCATCACTCGGGTCGCCGGTGAAACCGCACCGATCATGTTCACCGCCGCCGTGGCAGCCCGCTCGGAACTTCCTTGGGAAGGAATCGGTAACGACGGCTTGCTCAGCGGCATCGAATCATTCTTCTTCCAGTCGGTTCAAGCCCTGCCTTATCACATCTACACTGTCGCAGGCCGCATCCCGCAGTCCGAGTTCACCGAGCCAATGCAGTACGGCTCCACGCTCCTCTTCCTTCTCGTCGTGATGTTGTTCGCCGGGCTTTCCGTCTGGCTCCGCATCCGCGCCCGCAAGAAGCTTTCCTGGTAA
- a CDS encoding phosphate signaling complex PhoU family protein: protein MINQTPHISSELEGAFKRVNQDLLTMASRSRAALADAAKGFLTRDNALCEATIEADDQIDRLENEINRALIELQLRFRPVAIDMRTTIASMHLCSAFERIGDQSVTIARRALVLNTTPKHRLADGMEHLYVSTRKHFEDCLISYTERNPELAVESIEASKPLREQINQTIDNLADELVEGSSAEDLQTVIDLIVVARCMRNVVKQSINVAREVLFLNEEAV from the coding sequence ATGATCAACCAAACACCTCACATTTCTTCGGAACTCGAAGGAGCCTTCAAGCGGGTCAATCAAGACCTGCTCACGATGGCCAGCCGCAGTCGTGCGGCTCTAGCCGATGCGGCCAAAGGGTTCCTGACCCGAGACAACGCACTCTGCGAAGCGACCATCGAGGCGGATGACCAGATCGACCGGCTGGAAAATGAGATCAACCGTGCGCTGATCGAGTTGCAGCTGCGCTTCCGCCCCGTCGCCATCGACATGCGCACCACCATCGCCAGCATGCACTTGTGCAGTGCTTTCGAGCGCATCGGCGACCAGAGCGTGACCATCGCCCGCCGGGCCCTGGTACTCAACACCACCCCGAAACACCGCCTCGCCGACGGCATGGAGCACCTCTACGTCTCCACCCGCAAGCACTTCGAGGACTGCCTCATCTCCTACACGGAGCGCAACCCTGAGCTCGCCGTCGAGTCGATCGAAGCCAGCAAACCTCTGCGCGAACAAATCAACCAAACCATCGACAACCTCGCTGACGAACTCGTCGAGGGCTCGAGCGCGGAAGACCTGCAAACAGTCATCGACCTGATCGTCGTCGCCCGCTGCATGCGCAACGTGGTCAAACAAAGCATCAACGTCGCCCGCGAGGTACTCTTCCTCAACGAAGAAGCGGTTTAA
- a CDS encoding phosphate ABC transporter substrate-binding protein, translating into MTLKSIALAVATGAALTIAATAQNKIAIKGSDTLGAKMVPQLAEAYKALGNDVNFEIAAEGSSQAFTALEGGTADIGMSSRGAKDKEKNKFTAAGKDLVEHVAGVDMIAVIVNESNGVSDLTKQQIEGIFTGDITDWSEVGGKPGKIAVYTRNTASGTYKTFQKLGMNKRDYGSATQKMAGNEQIASECAENPNGIGYVGLAYVKKDGIKPVQVEGVAPTPENASDYALSRNLYYYTVGQPTGEVKKFIDWATTSPIAGKVIEKVGFIAAK; encoded by the coding sequence ATGACACTCAAGTCTATCGCCCTCGCAGTTGCCACCGGCGCCGCTCTGACCATCGCCGCCACCGCCCAGAACAAGATCGCGATCAAAGGATCCGACACCCTCGGTGCCAAGATGGTTCCTCAGCTTGCTGAAGCCTACAAAGCTCTCGGCAACGACGTGAACTTCGAAATCGCCGCTGAAGGGTCCTCCCAGGCATTCACCGCACTTGAAGGTGGAACCGCTGACATCGGCATGAGCTCCCGCGGCGCCAAGGACAAGGAGAAGAACAAGTTCACCGCTGCTGGCAAAGACCTCGTCGAGCACGTCGCAGGCGTCGACATGATCGCCGTTATCGTTAATGAGTCGAACGGCGTGAGCGACCTCACCAAGCAGCAAATCGAAGGTATCTTCACCGGTGACATCACCGACTGGAGTGAAGTTGGCGGCAAGCCAGGCAAGATCGCTGTGTACACCCGCAACACCGCATCCGGCACCTACAAGACCTTCCAGAAGCTTGGCATGAACAAGCGCGACTACGGTTCGGCTACCCAGAAGATGGCTGGCAACGAGCAGATCGCATCCGAGTGCGCCGAGAACCCAAATGGCATCGGTTACGTTGGTCTTGCCTACGTCAAGAAGGACGGCATCAAGCCAGTGCAGGTTGAAGGCGTGGCTCCAACCCCGGAGAACGCATCGGATTACGCCCTTTCACGTAACCTTTACTACTACACCGTGGGTCAGCCTACCGGTGAAGTGAAGAAGTTCATCGACTGGGCCACCACCTCGCCAATCGCTGGCAAAGTGATTGAAAAGGTCGGCTTCATCGCTGCCAAGTAA